In Silene latifolia isolate original U9 population chromosome X, ASM4854445v1, whole genome shotgun sequence, the following proteins share a genomic window:
- the LOC141620029 gene encoding protein FAR-RED IMPAIRED RESPONSE 1-like, whose translation MDAERRRFALLHGLDGPTMIDEFSEVHNHRLTSVCNRDLDKISRSLDMFQKTLILDNSKLNIGAGLTFRQVKELVNGYENIGATLIDFKNFQRDIKCYIGLRDADIFIYRLEKLKATQPQFYFAYDVDPQNRLTKFFWANATCIRNYSFFGDAVSFDPTYGTNKYDMVFQEEVMAADSCGVDDFEKEEHVRIIHAYSVGVQGQRNWANTKQVHCRSLAK comes from the exons ATGGATGCCGAGCGTCGTCGATTTGCCCTTCTACATGGCCTTGATGGCCCAACTATGATTGACGAGTTTTCTGAAGTCCACAATCATCGTCTCACCTCTGTCTGTAACAGAGATCTCGATAAGATTTCACGATCCCTTGATATGTTCCAGAAGACGCTTATCTTGGACAACTCCAAGTTGAATATTGGCGCTGGATTGACCTTTAGACAGGTTAAGGAACTTGTCAATGGGTATGAAAATATCGGTGCTAcattgatagattttaagaactttcaaagAGATATCAAGTGCTACATTGGGTTACGAGATGCTGACATTTTCATCTATCGACTCGAGAAACTCAAAGCAACCCAACCCCAGTTCTACTTCGCCTATGATGTTGATCCGCAAAACCGTCTAACAAAGTTCTTTTGGGCTAATGCTACATGTATTAGAAACTACTCATTCTTTGGGGATGCTGTGAGCTTCGACCCTACTTACGGAACcaacaagtatgatatg GTGTTTCAAGAAGAAGTAATGGCTGCCGATTCATGTGGTGTTGATGACTTTGAGAAGGAGGAGCATGTGCGCATAATTCAT GCATATTCTGTGGGTGTACAAGGGCAAAGGAATTGGGCGAATACCAAGCAAGTACATTGTAGATCGTTGGCTAAATAA